A window from Actinomycetota bacterium encodes these proteins:
- a CDS encoding aspartate aminotransferase family protein: MNTQADSQGQESYADRARKHLWMHFTRHAPVLGGEELPIIVKGDGCYIWDDQGRRYLDGISSLFNVQVGHGRTELAEAAARQASELAFFPIWGLAHPRAIELAERLAYLAPGDLNRIFFTASGGEAVESAWKLAKQFFKLTGKPGKHKVISRAVAYHGTPHGALSLTGIPAAKVPFEPLVPSTIRVPNTNFYRAPEHLRDDLFAFGQWAANRIAEAIEFEGPDTVAAVILEPVQNSGGCFTPPPGYLERVREICDQYDVLLIADETITSFGRIGSTFAMERFGVTPDIITCAKGLTSGYAPLGAMIASERLFEPFTHGTNTFLHGFTWGGHPVSAAIALANLDIFDREGLNQRVLDHEELFAKKLNELRDLPIVGDVRGTGYFYGIELVKDKTTRETFTDEESERLLRGYVSKAMFSKGLYCRSDDRGDPVVQVAPPLIAGEAQFDEMAQILREVLTQAWNII, encoded by the coding sequence ATGAACACACAAGCAGACAGCCAAGGCCAGGAGTCATACGCCGACCGTGCTCGCAAGCACCTATGGATGCACTTCACGCGACACGCACCCGTCCTCGGTGGCGAAGAACTGCCGATCATCGTCAAGGGCGATGGCTGCTACATCTGGGACGATCAAGGTCGGCGCTACCTCGATGGCATCTCGAGCTTGTTCAATGTCCAAGTGGGGCATGGTCGAACAGAACTTGCCGAAGCCGCGGCGCGACAGGCTTCGGAATTGGCGTTCTTTCCGATCTGGGGGCTTGCGCATCCGCGAGCCATTGAACTGGCAGAACGCCTTGCCTATCTGGCACCAGGAGACCTCAATCGCATCTTCTTCACGGCCAGTGGCGGTGAGGCAGTTGAGTCGGCTTGGAAACTTGCAAAGCAATTCTTCAAATTGACCGGCAAGCCCGGCAAGCACAAGGTGATCAGCCGGGCGGTCGCCTATCACGGCACTCCCCATGGCGCACTGTCGCTGACTGGCATCCCCGCTGCCAAGGTGCCATTCGAACCACTGGTTCCCAGCACCATCCGCGTGCCGAACACCAACTTCTATCGCGCGCCGGAACATCTGCGTGATGACCTTTTTGCCTTCGGGCAATGGGCAGCCAACCGCATTGCCGAGGCGATCGAATTCGAGGGACCTGACACTGTGGCCGCAGTGATCTTGGAGCCCGTGCAGAACTCAGGCGGCTGCTTCACACCACCACCGGGGTACTTGGAGCGCGTGCGAGAAATCTGCGATCAGTACGACGTGCTGTTGATCGCCGATGAGACCATCACATCCTTTGGTCGAATTGGCTCGACCTTTGCCATGGAACGATTCGGCGTCACTCCCGACATCATCACCTGTGCCAAAGGCCTGACTTCTGGTTACGCGCCGCTTGGCGCGATGATCGCAAGCGAGAGACTGTTTGAGCCTTTCACCCATGGCACCAACACCTTCCTGCATGGCTTCACGTGGGGCGGGCATCCCGTATCAGCTGCAATCGCCTTGGCCAATCTGGACATCTTCGATCGCGAGGGCCTCAACCAGCGGGTGTTGGACCACGAGGAGCTCTTCGCCAAGAAGCTCAATGAACTGCGCGATCTTCCGATCGTTGGCGATGTTCGCGGCACGGGGTACTTCTACGGGATAGAACTCGTGAAGGACAAGACCACTCGCGAGACCTTCACCGATGAGGAGTCCGAGCGTCTCCTTCGCGGCTACGTGTCCAAGGCAATGTTCAGCAAAGGCCTGTACTGCAGATCTGATGATCGAGGCGATCCCGTTGTCCAAGTTGCGCCACCATTGATCGCCGGCGAAGCGCAGTTCGACGAGATGGCTCAGATTCTTCGAGAGGTACTGACGCAAGCGTGGAACATCATCTGA
- the pyrH gene encoding UMP kinase — protein MAHTAGTGAIQESLEGTISTWPAVPQGGWQRVLLKLSGEAFAGGGGLGVDPDVVASIARQIADVVHGGTEVAVVIGGGNYFRGAELSERGMDRARADYMGMLGTVMNCLALQDFCEKAGVETRVQTAITMGQVAEPYIPRKAMRHLDKGRVVIFGAGLGQPYFSTDTTAAQRALEIGAEVVLMAKGVDGVYDADPRTNPDATRFTTLTHDEVLARNLKVADATAISLCRDNALPLVVFNLLVDGNIARAVRGETIGTLVSSF, from the coding sequence ATGGCACACACAGCAGGCACCGGGGCCATCCAAGAATCTCTCGAAGGCACGATTTCAACTTGGCCAGCAGTGCCGCAGGGCGGTTGGCAGCGGGTGTTGCTGAAATTGTCCGGAGAGGCCTTTGCCGGAGGTGGGGGGCTCGGCGTTGATCCTGACGTCGTGGCCTCGATTGCCAGGCAGATCGCTGATGTCGTCCACGGCGGTACCGAAGTTGCTGTGGTCATCGGTGGCGGCAACTACTTCCGGGGCGCCGAATTGTCCGAACGAGGCATGGATCGCGCGCGTGCCGACTACATGGGCATGCTCGGCACCGTGATGAACTGCCTGGCTCTGCAGGATTTCTGCGAAAAGGCTGGAGTGGAAACTCGCGTCCAGACCGCCATCACCATGGGGCAGGTCGCCGAGCCATACATCCCACGCAAGGCCATGCGTCATCTCGACAAAGGCCGGGTGGTGATCTTCGGTGCTGGCCTTGGCCAGCCCTACTTCTCCACCGACACCACCGCTGCTCAGCGGGCTCTTGAAATCGGCGCTGAGGTCGTGCTCATGGCCAAGGGCGTCGATGGGGTCTATGACGCTGATCCGCGCACAAATCCTGATGCCACCCGATTCACGACGCTGACCCACGATGAAGTACTGGCTCGCAACCTCAAGGTGGCTGACGCCACGGCCATCAGTCTTTGTCGCGACAATGCCCTGCCGCTGGTGGTGTTCAACTTGCTCGTTGACGGCAATATTGCGCGCGCTGTCCGAGGCGAGACCATCGGTACCTTAGTGTCGAGTTTTTGA
- a CDS encoding propionyl-CoA synthetase: MGAYSSAYDLSMNDPEAFWLAAAKGVSWNHEPSLALDSDSAPLYRWFPDGVLNSCYNALDRHVEAGRGNHAALIYDSPLAQSKSTHSYADLLGEVSKFAGVLASLGVVRGDRVVIYMPMIPESVVAMLACARLGAVHSVVFGGFAPAELAARIDDASPRVIVSASCGIEPSRVIAYKPMLDEAIAMSKRPPEATVILQRAQVSAELGEADHDWRELMSTAVPHACVPVAATDPLYILYTSGTTGKPKGVVRDNGGHAVAMTWSMANIYDIGPDDVWWAASDVGWVVGHSYIVYAPLMVGATTVIFEGKPVGTPDAGAFWRVIQDYGVNGLFTAPTAIRAVKKEDPEALLLAEYDISSLRNLFQAGERLDPDTYHWAAQHLGVPVIDNWWQTETGWPIAANLRGLEPMPVKPGSPTVAVPGFDVQVLDADGNRVHAGAEGSIVLKLPMPPGTLPTLWGNDQWYIDSYLTTFPGFYTTGDGGLVDSDGYIYVMGRTDDVINVAGHRLSTGSMEAVVASHPMVAECAVIGVHDQLKGQIPRAFVVLKAGAQIETAALQAEIVASIRHEIGAVAALKEVVVVPALPKTRSGKILRRTMRGIADGRPETVPGTIEDIRVLEAITPLLTGSVQN; the protein is encoded by the coding sequence ATGGGTGCGTACAGCTCGGCATATGACCTCAGCATGAATGATCCCGAAGCATTCTGGCTCGCAGCTGCAAAGGGTGTGAGTTGGAATCATGAGCCGAGCCTTGCCTTGGATTCCGATTCGGCGCCGCTGTATCGATGGTTTCCAGACGGGGTGCTCAATAGCTGTTACAACGCCCTCGATCGGCATGTGGAGGCGGGACGTGGCAATCATGCCGCGCTCATATACGACAGTCCCTTGGCGCAGTCCAAGAGCACGCACAGCTATGCCGATTTACTGGGGGAAGTCAGCAAATTCGCTGGTGTGCTCGCCTCTCTTGGCGTAGTACGCGGAGATCGAGTCGTGATCTACATGCCGATGATTCCCGAATCAGTGGTGGCGATGCTGGCATGTGCCCGGCTTGGTGCTGTCCATTCGGTCGTCTTCGGCGGATTCGCGCCTGCTGAGTTGGCGGCACGCATCGATGATGCGTCACCGCGTGTGATCGTGTCGGCGTCGTGTGGCATTGAACCGAGTCGAGTGATTGCCTACAAGCCCATGCTGGACGAGGCGATTGCCATGAGCAAGCGCCCTCCCGAGGCAACTGTGATTCTTCAGCGTGCGCAGGTGAGCGCTGAATTGGGCGAAGCCGATCATGATTGGCGAGAACTCATGAGCACTGCCGTGCCACATGCGTGCGTGCCCGTTGCCGCGACCGATCCGCTGTACATCCTCTATACCTCTGGCACAACGGGCAAGCCCAAAGGTGTCGTTCGCGACAATGGTGGCCACGCGGTTGCGATGACCTGGTCCATGGCCAACATCTATGACATCGGACCAGATGATGTGTGGTGGGCCGCCTCGGATGTCGGCTGGGTCGTAGGACATTCCTACATCGTGTATGCGCCATTGATGGTTGGAGCCACGACTGTCATCTTCGAAGGCAAGCCGGTCGGAACGCCAGATGCCGGTGCATTCTGGCGAGTCATCCAGGACTACGGAGTCAACGGATTGTTCACGGCGCCCACGGCTATCCGGGCGGTGAAGAAGGAGGATCCCGAAGCGCTCCTGCTCGCGGAGTACGACATCAGCTCCCTGCGCAACCTGTTCCAGGCGGGAGAGCGGCTTGACCCGGACACCTACCACTGGGCTGCACAGCATCTCGGTGTTCCAGTCATCGATAACTGGTGGCAGACCGAGACAGGCTGGCCGATCGCTGCCAATCTTCGTGGGCTGGAGCCAATGCCGGTGAAGCCGGGCTCACCCACTGTGGCGGTCCCCGGCTTCGATGTGCAGGTGCTTGACGCTGATGGCAATCGCGTGCACGCTGGCGCTGAGGGCTCAATCGTGCTGAAACTCCCAATGCCACCAGGAACCTTGCCGACCTTGTGGGGCAACGACCAGTGGTACATCGACTCGTATCTGACGACCTTCCCGGGTTTCTACACCACAGGTGACGGTGGGCTGGTCGATTCAGATGGCTACATCTATGTCATGGGCCGCACTGATGACGTGATCAACGTGGCTGGCCACCGACTCTCGACAGGTTCAATGGAGGCTGTGGTCGCGTCGCACCCCATGGTGGCTGAATGTGCCGTCATCGGTGTGCACGATCAACTCAAGGGTCAGATTCCTCGGGCCTTTGTCGTGCTGAAGGCGGGAGCCCAGATTGAGACTGCGGCGCTCCAGGCTGAAATTGTGGCGTCGATCCGGCATGAGATCGGCGCGGTTGCGGCGCTCAAGGAAGTTGTGGTGGTTCCGGCGCTGCCGAAGACTCGCTCAGGAAAGATCCTTCGACGCACGATGCGAGGCATTGCTGATGGCCGACCCGAGACAGTGCCTGGCACCATCGAGGATATTCGCGTGCTTGAAGCGATCACACCTCTGCTGACAGGCAGTGTGCAGAACTGA
- the frr gene encoding ribosome recycling factor, giving the protein MSDEIDEILLDAEDRMDKAIAVAREDFATIRTGRATPAMFNKIVVDYYGAYTPLNQLASFQTPEARMIIISPYDKGAFAGIEKALRDSDLGINPTSDGSVIRIVLPQLTEERRREFIKVAKTKAEDARISIRNIRRHAKDGLDKLQKDGDAGEDDVRRAEKALDEFTHKHVEHIDEVLKHKEAELLEV; this is encoded by the coding sequence ATGAGTGACGAAATCGACGAGATCCTCCTTGACGCGGAGGATCGCATGGACAAGGCCATCGCGGTGGCTCGTGAAGATTTCGCCACCATTCGCACCGGCCGCGCTACTCCTGCGATGTTCAACAAGATTGTCGTCGACTACTACGGGGCCTACACCCCGTTGAATCAGTTGGCGTCATTCCAGACTCCTGAAGCCCGAATGATCATCATCTCGCCCTACGACAAGGGTGCTTTTGCTGGCATTGAGAAGGCACTGCGCGACAGTGATCTCGGCATCAACCCGACCTCAGATGGCAGCGTCATTCGCATTGTGCTGCCGCAGTTGACTGAAGAGCGCCGCCGGGAGTTCATCAAGGTAGCCAAGACAAAGGCCGAGGACGCGCGCATTTCCATCCGCAACATCCGCCGCCATGCCAAGGACGGCTTGGACAAGCTCCAAAAGGATGGCGACGCGGGAGAGGATGATGTGCGCCGCGCCGAAAAGGCGCTCGACGAATTCACCCACAAGCATGTAGAGCACATCGACGAAGTGCTGAAGCATAAAGAAGCAGAACTGCTCGAGGTCTAG
- a CDS encoding phosphatidate cytidylyltransferase — protein sequence MEPGSPTAARNSRAGRNLPAAIATGVGLLLLCLITLFTYKWTFAVVVAIAMVIAVWEFSNAFRQHGIALTRIPVVLAAAVMPLAAFWYGVTGQLVVMGFAVLTVIFWRIPRGADGYLKDVTSSIFVMAYLPFMASFLMLTLATDNGPMRVLVFVLLTAGNDIGGYAAGVLFGKHPIAPSISPKKSWEGLAGSLALQTAVGIGSFVILLDAPAWQGAVAGIVLCFTATAGDFAESAVKRDLGIKDMGKLLPGHGGVMDRLDSLIPNAFTSWALYTMFLGSA from the coding sequence GTGGAGCCTGGCTCGCCAACTGCTGCACGCAATTCGCGGGCTGGTCGCAACCTGCCCGCTGCGATTGCCACCGGCGTCGGCCTGCTCCTGCTGTGTCTGATCACGCTGTTCACGTACAAGTGGACATTCGCCGTGGTTGTCGCCATTGCCATGGTGATCGCGGTCTGGGAATTCAGCAACGCGTTCAGGCAGCATGGGATTGCACTGACGCGCATTCCGGTCGTGCTCGCAGCAGCGGTGATGCCGTTGGCGGCATTCTGGTACGGAGTCACCGGTCAGCTGGTGGTAATGGGCTTCGCGGTTCTGACGGTCATCTTCTGGCGTATTCCACGTGGTGCCGATGGCTACCTGAAGGACGTCACATCGAGCATCTTTGTGATGGCCTATCTGCCCTTCATGGCCAGCTTCTTGATGCTGACCCTGGCCACCGACAACGGGCCTATGCGAGTTCTTGTGTTTGTCTTGCTCACCGCCGGCAATGACATTGGCGGATATGCCGCCGGAGTGCTCTTTGGGAAGCATCCGATCGCTCCATCGATCAGCCCCAAGAAGTCCTGGGAAGGCTTGGCAGGCTCGCTGGCGCTGCAGACCGCTGTGGGCATCGGCAGCTTTGTGATCTTGCTCGATGCGCCTGCCTGGCAAGGAGCCGTGGCGGGCATCGTTTTGTGCTTCACCGCAACTGCAGGAGACTTTGCTGAATCAGCAGTAAAGCGTGATTTGGGGATCAAGGACATGGGCAAGTTGTTGCCAGGGCATGGTGGAGTAATGGATCGCTTGGATTCGCTTATTCCCAACGCGTTCACCAGTTGGGCCCTGTACACGATGTTCCTGGGCTCAGCATGA
- a CDS encoding Lrp/AsnC family transcriptional regulator: protein MDRKGRTVVVDDVSRSIIEQLQEDGRRPYASIGKAVGLSEAAVRQRVQRLTEAGVMQIVAVADPAALGFSRSAMVGIKVHGDIEAVADDLDAMPEIDYLVVCAGSYDLLAELVVNDDEELLDLINGRIRAVPGVQSTETFVYLKLRKQIYTWGTR, encoded by the coding sequence ATGGATCGCAAGGGCAGAACAGTGGTGGTCGACGATGTCAGCCGCTCGATCATCGAGCAGTTGCAAGAAGATGGGCGTCGCCCCTATGCCTCGATCGGCAAGGCTGTGGGCCTGTCAGAGGCAGCGGTGCGCCAGCGCGTACAGCGGCTGACCGAGGCCGGGGTGATGCAGATCGTCGCAGTGGCTGATCCCGCTGCTCTGGGATTCTCGCGTTCGGCGATGGTAGGCATCAAGGTGCACGGCGATATCGAAGCAGTCGCCGACGATCTGGATGCCATGCCCGAAATTGACTACCTCGTCGTGTGCGCAGGTTCCTATGACCTGCTTGCCGAGCTCGTCGTGAACGACGACGAGGAGCTCCTGGATCTCATCAACGGAAGAATCCGCGCGGTTCCAGGCGTGCAATCGACTGAGACTTTCGTCTATCTCAAACTTCGAAAGCAGATCTACACCTGGGGAACGCGATGA
- a CDS encoding aminobutyraldehyde dehydrogenase yields MTQRTLRNVVNGEPVSSSGDPTALINPSSGEVFALAPNSSPAEVDSAYQAAAAAFPAWRDATPAVRQKALLAIADVLEAHGEELVALESQNTGKPIPVTMTEELPPMIDQLRFFAGAARMLEGRSAGEYMAGFTSIIRREPVGVIGQVTPWNYPMMMAVWKFAPAIAAGNTVVLKPSDTTPVTTLRIAELIAEAGALPPGVFNVVCGDRDTGRSIVEHPTPSMVSITGSVRAGMNVAESAARDLKRSHLELGGKAPVVVFQDADVQAAAEWIAVAGYFNAGQDCTAATRLLVADAIYDEFMSALTDQARAMQTTFADGPGGEGFVPPVNNAAQCERVLGFIDRKPRHAEILLGGSRLGDRGYFIEPTIIANLEQQDEMIQEEIFGPVITAQRFSDEAEALQMANDVEFGLAASVWTRDLGRSLRMSKYLDFGTVWINTHIPLVAEMPHGGFKHSGYGKDLSMYGFEDYTRIKHVMASLDS; encoded by the coding sequence ATGACCCAGCGCACGCTCCGAAATGTCGTCAACGGTGAACCGGTGTCGTCCTCAGGCGACCCGACAGCACTGATCAATCCCAGCAGCGGCGAGGTGTTCGCCCTGGCTCCCAACAGTTCCCCAGCAGAGGTTGATTCGGCCTATCAAGCCGCAGCGGCGGCCTTTCCAGCGTGGCGAGATGCCACGCCGGCTGTTCGGCAGAAGGCCCTCCTGGCTATTGCTGACGTGCTGGAGGCCCACGGTGAGGAGCTCGTTGCACTTGAGAGCCAGAACACTGGCAAGCCGATCCCTGTCACGATGACTGAGGAATTGCCGCCGATGATTGATCAGCTTCGATTCTTCGCCGGGGCCGCTCGAATGCTCGAGGGTCGCTCCGCTGGCGAATACATGGCCGGATTCACCTCAATCATTCGACGCGAGCCCGTTGGCGTGATCGGCCAGGTCACCCCCTGGAATTACCCGATGATGATGGCGGTCTGGAAGTTTGCGCCGGCTATTGCGGCAGGCAATACGGTCGTGCTGAAGCCAAGCGACACCACACCTGTCACCACACTTCGGATCGCAGAGCTCATTGCTGAGGCTGGAGCCTTGCCGCCGGGAGTCTTCAATGTGGTGTGCGGTGATCGAGATACCGGCCGTTCAATTGTTGAGCATCCAACACCGAGCATGGTGTCAATCACGGGTTCCGTGCGGGCAGGCATGAACGTTGCCGAGTCAGCCGCTCGTGACCTCAAGCGCAGTCATCTCGAATTGGGGGGCAAGGCACCCGTGGTGGTATTCCAGGATGCTGACGTGCAGGCCGCAGCAGAATGGATTGCTGTGGCTGGCTACTTCAATGCCGGGCAGGACTGCACAGCGGCGACGCGACTGCTTGTCGCTGATGCCATCTACGACGAGTTCATGTCCGCGCTGACGGATCAGGCACGCGCGATGCAGACGACCTTTGCCGACGGCCCCGGTGGCGAAGGTTTTGTCCCACCCGTGAACAACGCTGCTCAATGCGAGCGAGTACTCGGGTTCATTGATCGCAAGCCACGCCACGCCGAGATCCTTCTGGGAGGTTCGCGTCTGGGCGACCGCGGCTACTTCATCGAGCCGACGATCATCGCCAATCTTGAGCAGCAGGACGAAATGATCCAAGAAGAGATCTTTGGTCCAGTGATCACAGCGCAGCGCTTCTCCGATGAAGCTGAAGCTCTTCAGATGGCAAATGATGTCGAGTTTGGCCTCGCGGCCAGCGTGTGGACCCGCGACCTTGGTCGGTCGCTGCGCATGTCCAAGTACCTGGACTTTGGCACAGTCTGGATCAACACCCACATCCCACTGGTTGCTGAGATGCCACACGGAGGCTTCAAGCACTCTGGCTATGGCAAGGATCTGTCGATGTACGGCTTTGAGGATTACACCCGCATCAAGCACGTGATGGCCAGTCTGGACAGCTAG
- a CDS encoding spermidine/putrescine ABC transporter substrate-binding protein: MTENRDVAAREMLDLVRSSLSRRRILQAAGLGSVAVVAAACGASGDDGSATASAAPSAEDLSDSEKTLLWSTWPGYMDTDEESGSRPTLDAFSKQTGINVTYTEDINDNNEFFAKVRTQLEQGQSIDRDLVVLTDWMAALWITNGYAQKLDKSIMPNAVNVIPKLANVAFDPGREYTLPWQSGFGLFGWNKAKLKELIGTDQLTSVDQLFNPALKGRVTVLSEMRDTMGIIMAWQGNDPSNFTEDQFMQGIDALRAQIDNGHIRSVEGNSYMGDMESGNVVAVIGWSGDVIQLGPKFGVALPESGGTLWTDNMLIPPLAAHKKNAELIMNYYYDPEVAAKVAAYVQYISPVQGAQEAMAKVDPSLVDNEWIFPTSETLDRSYVFMELTAEQDLTYQRAFQKAIGN, from the coding sequence TTGACTGAGAACCGTGATGTCGCCGCTCGCGAAATGCTCGATCTCGTGCGCTCGTCGCTCTCGCGCCGGCGCATTCTGCAGGCTGCGGGGCTTGGCTCGGTAGCAGTGGTGGCAGCTGCGTGCGGGGCAAGCGGAGACGATGGTTCAGCGACCGCTTCTGCCGCGCCTTCAGCTGAAGACCTCTCCGATTCTGAGAAGACATTGCTCTGGTCTACCTGGCCGGGCTATATGGATACTGATGAGGAGTCGGGTTCTCGCCCTACCCTGGATGCCTTCTCAAAGCAGACCGGTATCAACGTCACCTACACCGAAGACATCAACGACAACAATGAGTTCTTCGCCAAGGTGCGCACGCAGCTCGAACAAGGTCAGTCGATCGACCGCGATCTTGTCGTCCTGACCGACTGGATGGCCGCACTGTGGATCACCAACGGCTATGCGCAGAAGCTCGATAAGTCGATCATGCCCAATGCCGTCAACGTCATTCCGAAATTGGCCAACGTCGCTTTCGATCCAGGTCGCGAGTACACCCTTCCCTGGCAGTCTGGCTTCGGACTGTTCGGTTGGAACAAGGCCAAGTTGAAGGAGCTGATTGGCACCGATCAATTGACTTCAGTTGATCAGCTGTTCAATCCCGCACTGAAGGGGCGCGTCACCGTGCTGTCTGAAATGCGCGACACCATGGGCATCATCATGGCGTGGCAGGGCAATGACCCGTCCAACTTCACCGAGGACCAGTTCATGCAAGGCATTGACGCGCTGCGCGCCCAGATCGACAACGGACACATCCGAAGTGTCGAGGGCAACTCGTACATGGGTGATATGGAAAGCGGCAATGTTGTTGCGGTGATTGGCTGGTCTGGCGATGTCATCCAACTCGGCCCAAAATTTGGCGTGGCTCTTCCCGAATCCGGCGGCACCTTGTGGACCGACAACATGCTCATTCCGCCGCTGGCGGCTCATAAGAAGAACGCCGAACTCATCATGAACTACTACTACGATCCAGAAGTGGCAGCCAAGGTTGCCGCCTACGTGCAGTACATCTCTCCTGTGCAAGGTGCGCAGGAAGCGATGGCGAAAGTCGATCCCTCGCTCGTTGACAACGAGTGGATTTTTCCGACTTCAGAAACCCTTGACCGCTCCTATGTATTCATGGAACTGACTGCTGAGCAGGATCTGACCTACCAGCGGGCATTTCAGAAGGCGATCGGTAACTGA
- the rlmN gene encoding 23S rRNA (adenine(2503)-C(2))-methyltransferase RlmN codes for MSSAQLPGELVMEAPRRGKPPTHLLDLDTAERRAAVTELGLPAFRADQVSRQWLTRLSDDPDSWTDVPVAARTAIKDSLLPNVLTAIRVISCDAGQTVKTVWRLHDGALVESVLMRYPDRVTMCISSQAGCGMNCPFCATGQGGLQRNMSTAEIVEQVLAGARSLERDEIAGGPGRVSNIVFMGMGEPMANYKSVIAAIHRINDPSPGGMGIGARGITLSTVGLVPRMRQLADEGLPVTLAVSLHAPDDELRDTLVPINTRYPVREVLDAAWEYADKTHRRVSIEYALIKGINDQAFRAEKLARLLEGELVHVNLIPLNPTPGSKWTASLPRDEAAFVRILRNRGVQVTVRDTRGREIDGACGQLAATTS; via the coding sequence ATGAGTTCCGCACAGCTCCCCGGAGAATTGGTGATGGAGGCACCCAGGCGCGGCAAGCCACCTACGCACCTGCTGGATCTCGATACCGCTGAACGTCGTGCTGCAGTCACCGAACTCGGGCTGCCTGCATTTCGCGCCGATCAGGTCTCGCGTCAGTGGCTCACGCGGCTCTCCGATGATCCTGATTCCTGGACCGATGTCCCGGTGGCTGCGCGCACCGCCATCAAGGACTCCTTGCTGCCCAATGTGCTGACTGCGATTCGCGTGATCTCGTGTGATGCCGGGCAGACGGTCAAGACGGTCTGGCGCCTGCACGATGGAGCGCTCGTTGAGAGCGTTCTGATGCGCTATCCCGATCGCGTCACGATGTGCATCTCCAGTCAGGCTGGCTGCGGCATGAACTGTCCTTTCTGCGCAACCGGACAAGGCGGGCTGCAGCGCAATATGTCCACGGCTGAGATCGTTGAGCAGGTGCTCGCCGGAGCGCGCTCGCTTGAGCGTGATGAGATTGCCGGAGGTCCTGGACGAGTCTCCAACATTGTCTTCATGGGCATGGGGGAGCCGATGGCCAACTACAAGTCGGTGATCGCCGCCATTCACCGCATCAATGATCCTTCGCCAGGTGGCATGGGCATCGGTGCACGCGGCATCACCTTGTCAACCGTTGGACTCGTGCCGCGTATGCGCCAGCTCGCCGACGAAGGTTTGCCAGTTACCTTGGCTGTCTCCTTGCATGCGCCCGATGATGAGCTCCGCGACACTCTTGTGCCGATCAACACGCGCTACCCCGTTCGCGAGGTACTCGATGCGGCATGGGAGTACGCCGACAAGACTCATAGACGGGTCAGCATCGAGTACGCCCTGATCAAGGGCATCAATGACCAAGCCTTCCGCGCTGAAAAACTTGCCCGACTGCTTGAAGGCGAGTTAGTGCACGTCAATCTCATTCCCTTGAACCCGACACCTGGTTCAAAGTGGACTGCCTCCTTGCCGCGCGATGAGGCAGCCTTTGTTCGCATCCTTCGCAATCGTGGAGTGCAGGTAACCGTGCGCGACACGCGCGGGCGTGAGATCGATGGGGCTTGCGGGCAGCTGGCCGCCACCACTTCCTGA
- a CDS encoding potassium channel family protein, producing the protein MPVLDVPRPKFNWEFFKVIAASILRTAVGFIAIMWALSLVPETPDYTLWRPILIVVFGVTMYIFFFTRQLRRVSNSRFPAVSAFETLILVAAMFLAFFAAIYVMMSASDPSSFTEPLDHFSAFYFALTVLATVGFGDITPVQGNARLVCMVQMGIDIVFIAVLIRAVSSAAQNSSAYKARAAEGKTNSIAADL; encoded by the coding sequence ATGCCTGTACTTGATGTTCCTCGCCCGAAGTTCAATTGGGAGTTCTTCAAAGTCATCGCAGCTTCGATTCTGCGCACGGCAGTTGGGTTCATTGCCATCATGTGGGCGCTGTCGCTGGTACCCGAGACTCCTGATTACACCCTGTGGCGCCCGATCCTGATCGTGGTGTTCGGCGTCACGATGTACATCTTCTTCTTCACGCGCCAATTGCGTCGGGTATCGAACTCCCGCTTTCCTGCGGTCAGCGCTTTCGAGACGCTCATCCTTGTCGCAGCAATGTTCCTGGCCTTCTTTGCCGCGATCTACGTGATGATGTCCGCCTCGGACCCATCTTCATTCACCGAACCGCTGGACCATTTCAGCGCCTTTTACTTTGCCCTCACCGTGCTGGCGACGGTCGGCTTCGGTGACATCACTCCGGTGCAAGGTAATGCTCGGCTGGTCTGCATGGTGCAGATGGGGATCGACATCGTCTTCATCGCGGTGTTGATTCGAGCAGTCAGCAGCGCCGCCCAGAATTCATCGGCCTACAAAGCTCGCGCAGCCGAAGGGAAGACCAACTCGATCGCCGCTGACCTCTAG